In Phoenix dactylifera cultivar Barhee BC4 unplaced genomic scaffold, palm_55x_up_171113_PBpolish2nd_filt_p 000992F, whole genome shotgun sequence, a single genomic region encodes these proteins:
- the LOC120107731 gene encoding auxin-responsive protein SAUR50-like — protein sequence MAIRKFNKLPQTAVLKQILKRCSSLGRSGGEQEGLPVDVPKGHFAVYVGENRSRFIVPISYLRHPEFQSLLRRAEEEFGFDHDMGLTIPCEEVVFRSLTSMLR from the coding sequence atggcCATTAGGAAGTTTAACAAGCTCCCTCAAACGGCTGTTTTGAAGCAAATACTGAAGAGGTGCTCGAGCTTGGGGAGGAGTGGAGGAGAGCAAGAAGGACTGCCAGTGGACGTCCCAAAGGGGCACTTTGCGGTGTACGTGGGGGAGAACCGGAGCCGGTTCATTGTTCCCATCTCCTATCTGAGGCACCCTGAGTTCCAGAGCCTCCTCCGGCGAGCCGAGGAGGAGTTCGGCTTCGACCATGACATGGGCCTCACCATCCCCTGCGAGGAGGTCGTCTTCCGTTCCCTCACCTCCATGCTACGGTGA